A portion of the uncultured Draconibacterium sp. genome contains these proteins:
- the istA gene encoding IS21 family transposase — translation MSKVRKVIQLHCQGKSKLFISNYLSLSRNTVKKYIALYQMLNLSPEAIKQKSDVELETLFISNKEPELSPKLKDLYAFFPHMERELKKVGVTKLTMWQQYIAKHPDGYKSSQFCEYYKRWGKKVNPVMHMTHKAGDKLFVDYAGKTLEIVDPETGEVQELQFFVAILGASQYTYAEVSPSQKKEDFIASIENALHYFRGVPAAIVPDNLRSAVTKSSRYEPTINETLLDFAEHYETTILPARAYKPRDKSLAEGAVKILYQRIYPIIKQEEFTSIKSMNCRVWELLKQHNNKKLTGRPYSRYQSFKEDEQEKLSSLPVTRFEIKQQSFATVMMNGHVLLGKDKHYYSVPFQYIRKKVKLLFTSSSVEIYYKYNRIASHRRNLKPYHYTTEKQHLASTHQFVTDWTPQRFIDWATSIDPSVEELICRILEQKQHPEQAYKSCMGVLSFVKKVGKQRLINACKRALEYDISNYRIIQRILENGLDSIEEEQNEQILPEHQNIRGKHYYN, via the coding sequence ATGAGTAAAGTAAGAAAAGTAATCCAACTGCACTGCCAGGGAAAAAGCAAGTTATTTATCAGCAACTACCTTTCGTTGTCGCGCAATACGGTAAAAAAATACATTGCGTTGTACCAAATGCTAAACCTGTCACCCGAGGCTATAAAGCAGAAAAGCGATGTTGAACTGGAAACACTGTTTATCAGCAATAAAGAACCCGAGTTGTCGCCCAAGCTGAAAGATCTGTATGCGTTCTTTCCGCACATGGAACGTGAGTTGAAAAAGGTTGGGGTAACCAAGCTTACAATGTGGCAACAGTACATTGCCAAACATCCCGATGGGTATAAAAGCTCGCAATTTTGCGAGTATTACAAACGCTGGGGTAAAAAGGTTAACCCGGTAATGCACATGACACACAAGGCAGGCGACAAGCTGTTTGTGGACTATGCCGGCAAGACATTGGAAATCGTTGACCCCGAAACAGGAGAAGTGCAAGAACTACAATTTTTTGTGGCCATACTCGGAGCCAGCCAATATACCTACGCCGAGGTATCGCCAAGTCAGAAAAAAGAAGATTTTATCGCATCAATAGAAAATGCGCTGCACTACTTCCGGGGAGTTCCTGCCGCCATAGTCCCCGACAACCTGCGTTCGGCAGTAACCAAAAGCAGTCGTTACGAGCCCACCATAAACGAAACATTGCTGGATTTTGCTGAACATTATGAAACGACCATACTTCCGGCAAGGGCCTATAAACCCCGCGATAAATCATTGGCCGAAGGAGCTGTTAAAATACTTTATCAACGTATTTACCCCATTATAAAACAAGAAGAGTTTACCAGCATCAAAAGTATGAACTGCCGTGTTTGGGAACTGTTAAAGCAGCACAACAACAAGAAACTCACCGGGCGGCCATACTCGCGTTACCAGTCGTTTAAAGAAGATGAGCAGGAAAAACTATCATCCCTTCCCGTTACCCGTTTCGAGATAAAACAACAATCTTTTGCAACAGTAATGATGAACGGGCATGTGCTTTTGGGCAAAGACAAACATTACTACAGTGTCCCGTTTCAGTATATCCGTAAAAAAGTAAAGCTGTTGTTTACAAGCAGCAGTGTTGAGATCTATTACAAATACAACCGGATTGCATCTCACCGAAGAAACCTGAAGCCTTATCACTACACAACTGAAAAACAGCACCTGGCAAGCACCCACCAGTTTGTTACCGACTGGACACCACAACGTTTTATCGACTGGGCAACTTCCATCGACCCAAGTGTTGAGGAACTGATTTGCAGGATACTGGAACAAAAACAACATCCCGAACAGGCTTACAAAAGCTGTATGGGCGTACTTTCTTTTGTAAAGAAAGTAGGAAAACAGCGGCTTATCAATGCCTGTAAGCGTGCCCTCGAATACGATATATCAAATTACCGGATAATCCAGCGAATACTCGAAAACGGCCTGGATTCAATTGAAGAAGAGCAAAATGAGCAAATACTTCCCGAGCATCAAAACATCAGGGGAAAACATTACTACAACTAA
- a CDS encoding transcriptional regulator produces MKMLKLIRTEEEYDQAIERLGFLMDIEAEPNTPEGDELDILAVLIEKYEEENYEIPTLDPIEVIEFFMEQHGLERKDMIGIIGDKTLVSRILNRKRKLTLDMIRNLMNKLPIPLKLLINDYELGS; encoded by the coding sequence ATGAAAATGTTAAAATTGATCAGAACAGAAGAAGAATATGATCAAGCAATAGAGAGACTTGGTTTTCTTATGGATATTGAGGCAGAACCAAATACCCCAGAGGGTGACGAGCTTGATATTCTTGCTGTATTGATTGAAAAATATGAAGAAGAAAACTATGAGATTCCTACATTAGACCCAATTGAGGTAATTGAGTTTTTTATGGAACAACATGGTTTAGAGAGAAAAGATATGATAGGTATTATTGGAGATAAGACCTTAGTATCAAGAATTCTCAATAGGAAACGTAAATTGACATTGGATATGATTAGAAATCTAATGAATAAATTACCTATTCCATTGAAGTTGCTAATAAATGATTATGAACTAGGTTCCTAA
- a CDS encoding sulfatase, translating to MNIRNNEETAAEIKMMSLNLNQLNLKGNTSYSGYFFIILLILAPVFANAQPNILLIFSDDLNTRIGPYMEVNDHTPNLDRLASEGVMFTRAYCQYPLCGPSRASIMSGLYPSTNGVLVNDDSPGSYKKINPALKDHPSMAGFFRERGYFTARVSKIFHMGVPGGIERGEPGGDEPDSWDYAFNVMGPETLSPGELELLSPKNPHYGSNFARLILPDSLRYYQTDYIAANQAIAILESRAKEVAKGATNKVKIKPDSPFFLAVGFVRPHVPLIATESCFANYPDEESVLPPVVIGDNVPEKALARQNKNIWGMNEIQQKKTISSYMASVKFMDEQIGRLLTTLDQLDLRKNTIVIFLSDHGYNLGEHDCWAKTSLWEGTVRVPLIISVPGMEQTKGVKCESITELIDLYPTLVDLGGYAEEKPEILQGNSLVHYLENGNVEDKNAEAFTITNRGNAGTLTFGNYRYTRWGDKAEAGNEELYDHNSDPEEFKNLADKSDHAELLVKMRNRFDGAMKRSNNSLTQ from the coding sequence TACTATTGATTCTGGCTCCTGTGTTTGCCAATGCGCAACCAAATATCCTGCTCATTTTTTCGGATGATTTAAACACCCGGATTGGCCCGTATATGGAAGTCAACGATCATACGCCAAATCTTGACCGACTTGCCAGCGAGGGGGTTATGTTTACTCGAGCATATTGTCAGTATCCGCTTTGCGGACCATCCCGCGCGTCTATCATGAGCGGCTTGTACCCGTCTACCAATGGTGTGCTGGTTAACGATGATAGTCCCGGAAGTTATAAAAAGATTAATCCGGCACTAAAAGATCATCCTTCAATGGCCGGTTTTTTCAGAGAGCGCGGTTATTTTACTGCCCGTGTATCAAAAATATTTCACATGGGTGTACCCGGCGGAATTGAACGTGGTGAACCCGGAGGAGATGAGCCTGATTCGTGGGATTACGCTTTTAATGTTATGGGACCCGAAACGCTTAGTCCGGGAGAACTGGAGTTGCTCTCACCCAAAAATCCGCATTACGGATCAAATTTTGCCCGTTTAATATTACCGGATTCATTGCGATACTATCAAACCGATTATATTGCCGCAAACCAGGCGATTGCTATTCTTGAAAGTCGTGCAAAGGAAGTGGCCAAAGGAGCCACAAACAAAGTAAAGATTAAGCCCGATTCTCCGTTCTTTCTTGCAGTGGGTTTTGTCCGCCCTCATGTGCCGCTGATAGCAACCGAAAGTTGTTTTGCCAATTATCCTGACGAAGAATCGGTTTTGCCACCCGTTGTGATTGGGGATAATGTGCCTGAAAAGGCATTGGCCCGGCAAAACAAGAATATCTGGGGAATGAATGAGATCCAGCAGAAGAAAACCATCAGCTCGTATATGGCAAGCGTAAAGTTTATGGATGAGCAGATTGGGCGGTTATTAACCACTTTAGATCAGCTGGATTTGCGTAAAAATACCATTGTAATTTTCCTTTCCGATCATGGATATAATTTGGGAGAACACGATTGTTGGGCAAAAACCAGCCTGTGGGAAGGAACCGTAAGAGTGCCGCTTATCATATCCGTTCCGGGAATGGAGCAAACCAAAGGAGTGAAGTGTGAGTCGATTACTGAATTGATCGATTTGTATCCGACTCTGGTCGACCTTGGCGGATATGCTGAAGAAAAACCCGAAATACTTCAGGGGAATAGTTTGGTTCACTATCTGGAGAATGGAAATGTTGAAGACAAAAATGCAGAAGCCTTTACCATTACCAACCGTGGCAATGCAGGCACGTTAACTTTTGGCAACTACAGATATACACGCTGGGGAGACAAAGCAGAAGCCGGTAACGAAGAACTTTATGATCATAATTCAGATCCGGAAGAATTTAAGAATCTGGCTGATAAGTCTGACCATGCCGAATTACTGGTAAAAATGCGTAATCGTTTTGACGGGGCAATGAAAAGATCGAATAATTCCTTGACTCAATAA
- a CDS encoding type II toxin-antitoxin system HigB family toxin → MKVFHYKEIESFIKKHNQAKVPLLAIYQTLKEGKFRDNKELLDRFPRSSVIKNMKNRIVFRFKGNNYRMIIQFDYLRQLGRIVFVGTHAEYDKL, encoded by the coding sequence ATGAAAGTATTTCATTACAAAGAAATCGAGAGCTTTATTAAGAAGCACAATCAAGCAAAAGTTCCATTACTGGCGATTTACCAAACATTGAAAGAAGGTAAATTCAGGGATAATAAAGAATTGTTAGATAGGTTTCCAAGATCCAGCGTAATTAAAAATATGAAGAATAGGATCGTGTTTAGATTTAAAGGAAACAATTACCGGATGATCATCCAGTTTGATTATCTGAGGCAGTTGGGGAGAATAGTTTTTGTTGGAACACATGCAGAGTATGACAAACTATAA
- a CDS encoding AAA family ATPase, with protein MNIKFIDVLNFRKLKKCRIEFSLKETLLVGANNSGKTSAMDALILFFKAKSKFTARDFTLSNWKDINSIGEKWINAQKDEEIDLSLKNWEVFLPSIDVWLDVQPNELHYVHHLIPTLDWTGGLLGIRLRYEPNNIEELYAEFVDKIKSSQAIVSSRKSQNGDFKMWPKDMWDFLDKRINSFFSVKTYLLNPELSDDVQKLPDNSIPLESEAFNGLIKVDIINAQRGFSGTNPEETEASNIKNLSSQLRNYYDKHLDPFENPTPDDVNALVAIQEAKKIFDTNLKDSFKSSLGELELLNYPGFGNPKITLSSKFNTVESLNHESSVQYSLDENHPELSLPEKYNGLGYQNLISIIFKLIRFRDEWMQVGKSYKKTSETPDSDFEPLHLVLIEEPEAHLHAQVQQVFINQAYNVLRNNANLKGNNKFSTQLVISTHSNHIAHEVDFTSLRYFKRNIANNGEINTSTVINLSETFGTEDDTTRFAIRYLKTTHCDVFFADAVILVEGPVERMLVPYFIRRHINLSNCYISILEIGGSHAHRLKPLIESLGIITLIITDIDSVYKKEESGKWAKIQPEKQKGYKTGNDTLKNWLPNVDDFDKLVELTEEDKSHKSLPIKVAYQTPLILDEEESRTEVYPYTFEDSLVLENQSVFKAFSGATGLVKKMYKASIEPDIKDAAKKMYEAITAKSVKKAEFALELLFLEEPNKLKTPLYIKQGLDWLEEKLLNKSTELSLNQISKS; from the coding sequence ATGAACATTAAATTTATAGATGTCTTAAACTTCAGAAAACTAAAAAAATGTAGAATTGAATTCTCTTTAAAGGAGACCTTGTTAGTAGGTGCTAATAATAGTGGGAAAACAAGCGCAATGGATGCTTTAATATTATTTTTTAAAGCAAAATCCAAGTTCACTGCAAGGGATTTTACGCTTTCGAATTGGAAAGATATTAATTCAATTGGGGAGAAATGGATAAATGCACAAAAGGATGAAGAAATTGATCTTTCTTTGAAAAACTGGGAGGTTTTTCTTCCCTCAATTGATGTCTGGTTAGATGTCCAGCCAAATGAATTACACTATGTTCATCATTTGATACCAACTTTAGATTGGACGGGAGGTTTATTAGGTATTAGATTACGTTATGAACCCAACAATATTGAAGAACTATATGCAGAGTTTGTTGATAAAATAAAAAGCTCTCAAGCAATCGTTAGTTCCCGAAAATCTCAAAATGGAGATTTTAAAATGTGGCCTAAAGATATGTGGGACTTTCTGGATAAAAGGATTAATAGCTTTTTTTCAGTTAAAACTTATCTTTTAAACCCAGAACTTAGTGATGATGTACAAAAGCTTCCTGACAATAGTATTCCATTAGAATCTGAAGCATTCAATGGGCTAATAAAAGTTGACATTATCAATGCACAGCGTGGATTTTCCGGAACAAATCCTGAAGAAACAGAAGCTTCAAATATTAAAAACCTATCTAGTCAGTTAAGAAATTACTATGATAAGCATCTTGATCCTTTTGAAAATCCAACACCGGATGATGTAAATGCGCTGGTAGCAATACAAGAAGCGAAGAAGATATTTGACACCAATTTAAAGGATAGTTTTAAAAGTTCATTGGGAGAATTAGAGTTATTAAACTATCCCGGTTTTGGTAATCCCAAAATTACTTTATCTAGCAAATTTAACACAGTTGAAAGTTTAAATCATGAATCTTCAGTTCAATATAGTTTAGATGAAAATCATCCTGAACTGAGTTTGCCGGAAAAGTACAATGGCCTGGGCTATCAAAACCTTATTTCAATAATATTTAAACTTATTCGATTTAGAGATGAGTGGATGCAGGTTGGTAAAAGTTACAAAAAAACATCAGAAACTCCAGATAGTGATTTCGAACCGTTGCATTTAGTTTTGATAGAAGAACCGGAGGCTCATTTACACGCTCAAGTCCAACAAGTATTTATTAATCAAGCTTATAATGTATTGAGAAACAATGCAAACCTAAAAGGCAATAACAAGTTTTCAACGCAGTTGGTAATAAGTACGCATTCGAATCATATTGCCCATGAAGTAGATTTTACTTCGCTCAGGTATTTCAAACGGAACATTGCGAATAATGGGGAAATTAATACTTCTACAGTTATTAATCTTTCCGAAACTTTTGGAACAGAAGATGACACAACTCGTTTTGCAATAAGATATTTAAAAACTACTCATTGTGATGTGTTTTTTGCTGATGCCGTTATCCTTGTTGAAGGTCCTGTAGAAAGAATGCTGGTTCCTTATTTCATAAGAAGACATATAAATTTGAGTAACTGCTATATTTCTATTCTGGAAATTGGCGGTAGTCATGCCCATAGACTTAAACCTTTGATTGAGAGTCTGGGAATAATAACTTTAATAATTACAGATATAGATTCTGTATACAAAAAAGAGGAAAGCGGGAAATGGGCAAAAATTCAGCCTGAAAAGCAGAAAGGATACAAGACTGGAAATGACACATTAAAGAATTGGCTCCCGAATGTAGATGATTTTGATAAACTTGTAGAACTTACTGAGGAAGATAAAAGTCATAAATCTTTACCTATCAAAGTTGCTTATCAGACACCATTAATATTAGACGAAGAAGAGAGTAGAACGGAAGTATATCCATACACATTTGAAGATTCATTGGTGCTAGAAAATCAGAGTGTATTTAAAGCATTTTCAGGAGCTACTGGATTAGTTAAGAAAATGTATAAAGCTTCTATAGAGCCTGACATTAAGGATGCAGCGAAGAAAATGTATGAAGCCATAACTGCAAAGAGTGTAAAAAAGGCTGAATTTGCACTTGAACTTCTATTCCTTGAAGAGCCAAATAAATTAAAAACACCATTATACATAAAACAAGGCTTAGATTGGCTGGAGGAAAAGTTGTTAAACAAGAGCACTGAATTATCACTTAACCAAATTTCCAAATCATGA
- a CDS encoding UvrD-helicase domain-containing protein, with protein sequence MDNNNIDNSVDDIIFGCLKQESPKSFFLFAGAGSGKTRSLVNVLEKFEHSYGKQFRLERKKIATITYTNAAADEIIHRLKHSSIFHVSTIHSFAWDLIKTFTHDIKQWLRENLQGEISDLEGQQSKSRNLQNKTSIERAKKIESKKKRVEYLDRIVRFTYNPNGDNTTRDSLNHAEVISIAAFFINTKSLMQDLLICKYPIVLIDESQDTKKELIDAFFQLQSKNQDSFSLGLFGDTMQRIYFDGKENLGRNLPADMIKPAKRMNHRSNKRIITLINNIRKDVDGQEQIPRVEKDEGFVRFFICERGLDKTEVEKLVANKMSDITKDIKWSTQSDDYEIKTLILEHHMAARRMGFLNFFEPLYKVGRLKTGLLDGSLGSVNFFTQIILPLIEAHNSSEKFEIARIVKKNSRFLKKEELLRNPDQVKNIKDTNEALSSLFSLFAKNEPTLLDVVKNVYQTGLFPIPESLLPIASSPVEKDDSIDHENKNPDDLLMAWGEALLSPFSQVKNYNEYLSESSKFGTHQGVKGLEYERVMVIIDDEEANGKSFSYDKLFGAKDMSPNDRKNIDEGKETGIDKTNRLFYVACSRAKHSLAIVAYTDDIKAVKDTVLENGWFTEDEIEVVN encoded by the coding sequence ATGGATAACAACAATATTGACAACAGTGTTGATGATATAATTTTTGGATGCTTAAAACAAGAGTCCCCTAAAAGTTTTTTCCTTTTTGCAGGAGCAGGTTCTGGGAAAACAAGGTCTTTGGTAAATGTATTGGAGAAGTTCGAACACAGTTATGGAAAGCAATTTCGTTTGGAAAGGAAAAAGATTGCTACAATAACCTATACTAATGCTGCCGCTGACGAAATAATCCATCGGTTGAAACATAGTTCCATATTTCATGTAAGTACAATACATAGTTTTGCCTGGGATTTAATAAAAACTTTTACTCACGATATTAAGCAATGGTTGAGAGAAAACCTTCAAGGTGAGATCTCAGACTTAGAAGGACAGCAGAGTAAAAGTAGAAACCTCCAGAATAAAACTTCTATTGAAAGAGCAAAAAAAATAGAATCAAAGAAAAAACGTGTTGAATATCTAGACAGAATTGTAAGATTTACTTATAACCCTAATGGGGACAACACAACCAGAGACTCGCTAAACCATGCAGAAGTAATCAGTATTGCCGCTTTCTTTATTAATACAAAAAGCTTAATGCAAGATTTGCTTATTTGTAAATACCCGATTGTATTAATCGATGAAAGTCAGGATACTAAAAAAGAACTTATTGATGCATTTTTTCAGTTGCAATCAAAAAATCAAGATTCATTTTCATTAGGACTTTTTGGAGATACAATGCAAAGAATATACTTCGATGGTAAAGAGAATCTTGGGCGTAATCTACCTGCAGATATGATTAAGCCAGCAAAAAGGATGAATCACCGTTCAAACAAACGCATTATAACCTTAATAAATAACATAAGAAAAGATGTAGATGGTCAAGAACAAATACCACGAGTCGAAAAGGATGAGGGTTTTGTAAGGTTTTTTATTTGTGAAAGAGGGCTGGATAAAACGGAGGTTGAAAAATTAGTTGCTAATAAAATGTCTGATATAACTAAAGATATAAAGTGGTCTACACAATCAGATGATTATGAAATAAAAACCCTTATTCTTGAACACCATATGGCTGCAAGGCGGATGGGATTTTTAAACTTCTTTGAGCCATTGTATAAAGTGGGGCGATTAAAAACCGGATTACTTGATGGGTCATTAGGAAGCGTTAATTTTTTCACTCAAATAATTTTGCCTTTAATAGAAGCTCATAATAGCAGTGAAAAATTCGAGATTGCCAGGATTGTAAAGAAAAATAGTCGATTTCTAAAAAAAGAAGAATTGTTAAGGAATCCAGATCAAGTAAAGAATATCAAAGATACTAATGAGGCTTTATCTTCTCTTTTTTCATTGTTTGCCAAAAATGAACCAACTCTTTTGGATGTTGTAAAAAATGTCTATCAAACAGGGCTATTCCCGATTCCTGAGAGCCTGTTACCGATTGCTTCAAGTCCGGTCGAGAAAGATGACTCAATTGATCATGAAAATAAAAATCCAGATGACCTGTTAATGGCATGGGGTGAAGCGTTATTGAGTCCATTTTCTCAGGTGAAAAACTACAATGAATATTTATCAGAAAGCTCCAAATTTGGTACTCATCAGGGAGTTAAAGGACTAGAATATGAAAGAGTAATGGTTATTATTGATGATGAGGAAGCCAATGGTAAATCATTTAGTTATGACAAGCTATTTGGCGCCAAGGATATGAGTCCTAATGACAGGAAAAATATTGATGAAGGCAAGGAAACAGGAATTGATAAAACGAATCGCCTTTTTTATGTTGCTTGTAGCAGGGCAAAGCATAGCTTGGCAATAGTTGCATATACTGATGATATAAAGGCTGTGAAGGATACGGTTCTGGAGAACGGGTGGTTTACTGAAGACGAAATCGAAGTTGTAAATTAG
- the istB gene encoding IS21-like element helper ATPase IstB has translation MKQIKLYGMHGAFRTAIETGKTNDYTLDQFVSMLVDAEWDDRQNRKIERGIKNARFHYKASIENIIYDEMRNIDRNSILRLAECDYIEKCENILITGSTGVGKSYLATALGYQACIEGYRVMYFNANKMFAKLKMAKADGSYLKELAKIERQHLVIIDDFGLQPLDNPNRLALLEIIEDRQNIGSLIVTSQIPIAGWYSVIGEKTIADAILDRLIHQSNRIELKGESMRRKRKKEE, from the coding sequence ATGAAGCAGATAAAGCTCTATGGAATGCATGGAGCTTTTCGTACTGCTATTGAAACAGGCAAAACAAACGATTACACTTTAGATCAGTTTGTATCGATGCTGGTTGATGCCGAATGGGACGACCGACAAAACCGGAAAATTGAAAGGGGGATTAAAAACGCCCGGTTCCATTACAAAGCATCAATCGAAAACATTATTTACGATGAAATGAGGAACATTGACCGGAACAGTATTCTACGGCTGGCAGAATGCGATTATATCGAAAAATGTGAAAATATACTGATTACAGGAAGCACCGGTGTAGGGAAAAGCTACCTGGCAACAGCTTTGGGCTACCAGGCTTGTATCGAGGGGTACAGGGTGATGTATTTTAATGCCAATAAAATGTTTGCGAAACTAAAAATGGCGAAAGCCGATGGTTCTTACCTGAAAGAACTGGCTAAAATAGAGCGCCAACATCTGGTTATTATCGACGATTTTGGGCTGCAACCGCTTGATAACCCCAACCGGCTTGCTTTACTTGAGATTATCGAAGACAGGCAAAATATAGGTTCTTTGATTGTAACCTCACAAATACCTATTGCTGGCTGGTATTCTGTTATCGGAGAAAAAACCATTGCCGATGCTATACTCGACCGGTTAATCCATCAATCCAACAGGATAGAACTAAAAGGTGAATCAATGAGAAGAAAACGTAAAAAAGAAGAGTAA
- a CDS encoding ATP-binding protein: protein MPESQNIEWKESWRDEYLKWICGFANAKGGKIIIGKNDNGEIVGVAKAKRLMEDIPNKIQTQLGIICDVDLKNEDGKDYIEIQVKPYDVLISYQGKYHYRSGSTKQELKGNALNKLLLKKAGKTWDDVVEPRAKLDDIDISAIHAFKKGATASKRLPFIAEEESLEQILDNLLLLEDDNLKRSAILLFGKNPCRFFINAFVKIGRFGQTDDDLRFQEIIEGNAFQLADKVLEVLDRKFFVSPISYKGLQRVESWEYPYEAIREVILNAIVHRDYMGAPIQISVYDDKLIVWNEGSLPEDLTFEDLKKKHSSRPHNPILASAFFKGGLIEAWGRGTIKIINECKKAGLPEPIIEYSSGGISVTILKNQFNEKSLIEIGLSTRQIKAVEYLKENKSITNKIYQEICEVSKATATRDLTELIEKFKLLERLGEVGAGTSYKLIGS from the coding sequence ATGCCAGAAAGTCAAAATATAGAATGGAAAGAAAGTTGGAGAGATGAATACCTCAAATGGATCTGTGGTTTTGCCAATGCCAAAGGAGGAAAGATAATCATTGGCAAAAATGACAATGGAGAAATTGTCGGTGTTGCAAAGGCAAAGCGATTGATGGAAGATATTCCTAATAAAATCCAAACTCAGCTTGGTATTATTTGTGATGTTGATTTGAAAAATGAAGATGGAAAAGATTATATTGAGATACAGGTAAAACCATACGATGTACTCATCTCATACCAGGGAAAATATCATTACAGAAGTGGAAGTACCAAACAAGAACTCAAAGGAAATGCGCTCAATAAACTTCTTTTAAAGAAAGCTGGCAAAACATGGGATGATGTTGTTGAACCACGAGCTAAACTTGATGATATTGACATTTCTGCAATTCATGCCTTTAAAAAAGGAGCTACTGCAAGTAAAAGATTGCCTTTTATTGCCGAGGAAGAAAGCTTAGAGCAAATTCTTGACAACCTTTTACTATTGGAAGATGATAATCTAAAACGTTCAGCAATACTTTTATTTGGGAAGAATCCATGCAGATTTTTCATTAACGCTTTTGTGAAAATTGGCAGGTTTGGACAAACCGATGATGACTTGCGTTTTCAGGAAATAATTGAAGGAAATGCTTTTCAACTGGCTGATAAAGTTCTGGAAGTTCTTGATCGAAAGTTTTTTGTTTCTCCAATTTCTTACAAAGGTTTACAGCGCGTAGAAAGTTGGGAATATCCTTATGAAGCGATTCGTGAGGTCATTTTGAATGCAATCGTTCACCGAGATTATATGGGTGCACCAATTCAAATAAGTGTTTACGACGATAAACTCATTGTATGGAATGAAGGCTCATTACCAGAGGATTTGACCTTTGAGGATTTGAAAAAGAAACATTCATCTCGTCCTCATAATCCAATTCTTGCAAGTGCATTTTTTAAAGGCGGACTAATTGAAGCATGGGGACGTGGAACAATAAAAATCATAAACGAATGTAAAAAGGCTGGACTCCCTGAACCAATAATTGAGTATTCTTCAGGTGGAATTAGTGTAACAATTTTAAAGAATCAGTTTAACGAAAAAAGTTTAATTGAAATAGGATTAAGTACAAGGCAAATAAAGGCTGTAGAATATCTAAAAGAAAATAAAAGCATAACTAATAAAATTTACCAGGAGATTTGTGAAGTTTCAAAAGCAACTGCAACGCGGGACTTGACAGAATTAATTGAAAAATTCAAGCTACTAGAAAGGTTAGGAGAAGTTGGAGCAGGAACATCTTATAAATTGATTGGCTCATAA